One Hylaeus volcanicus isolate JK05 chromosome 8, UHH_iyHylVolc1.0_haploid, whole genome shotgun sequence genomic window, GAGAGAAAGGCGGACGCACCGAAAGGGAACGGGCCCCGATGGAAAGGGAGGCGGAGAAGGACGAGCCGAGGGTCTCCGCGGGCGTTTCGGCCACGGGGAACGAGGGTACGGGAGAAACTCCCGGAAGGGGTCAGCCGGGGTTAAATATTCCGGGAAGGGAATCGACGACTTGCGAACACGCGAGTAAAAACGCGAAAACCTGTGACCTTTAAATCAATCACCGCTGGGAGAGTTCATTCTCACGCGCGGATCCACCGAGTTCCGGATCGtcctatttctttctttcccgTGAGTCCCGACACGACCAGACGACCGTAACTGGTAATTTGCGCGATCCACCTCCCTCTCCGACGTCGAACCGCTCTAACCTTCGAGTCCACGAAGTAGGATCTCTCGATCCTTCCACCTTGGGCTTCCCCAAGTGTTCTTTAAAACGAGATCTGTGGAGTCCGAGATTTAGCAGAGTTTCCACCTAACGTTCCCCATTCGATCCCGGCGACCAACAGTCCCGCGAGCTTTCGTTGCAGAAGAAGGGAATAGTCATCCTTCCTCGAAGTAGTTAATGGTCGTCGGAGCAACGTGTCGCGCGTATTCCCACAACGCAGACCCTGGAAGGATGCAAAATGGAATTGACGAGTCACGGGCCTAGGAGAAGCGTATGAAGACGTTGCCACTGACTCATGAACTTCCCAGACCACTGGGATCCTTTGATGCCGCCGAAGTAATCCTTCCGAGGTATCCCCGCGGAAGGGTCATTAACGAGCTTTTAATTACCGCGGCGTTCCCGTGCAAGCGCGGAAAGGTCTTTCctattcaatttcaaatatacgtaacttgaaaaatgtcgagttCCTCAAAAGTAGGTTTCCGATTAGACCATTCTCACCAACGCACACGGACCCAAGTTCATTTGCTAACCACTCTTCGgccgatcagtttcaaatcactctgaaactagttgcatgcgaccgtggatctaggtgaaacaaagatagtggagtaggtaaaacaaagagcgcaaacagTTTGCaaaacactaatttcaaatcggttgcgccgtgtgcgatcggccttactCCACTTCTTACACAAATGTGTGTTATCCCCTTATTCCATCTTCAGCTAGTAGCCTGTATATTTAGACCTCGGAATGTTTCTGGACCAATTCCTCTACCTAACAAGAGCAGAAACTCTTCCAGAAAACTTccagagaaacgagaaaaactaACGATGATCCGCCAACGATAATCGTCGGAATTCCTCGGGCGAGCGGAGGCCACGAAAGCGCCTCGTCGAGGGCAGTTAACCGGTAGCGGGATCGTTAGCTGAAATCGTTGACGAACCCGATGGACCCTTAACCCTGCGTTTCACGTTCCACGGAAATTGATACCACGCGTCCGAAGCGCCGGACAGATAAGATCGAGCTGGCCGCGAGCGAGAAGCTAAACTAATGCCTCGTGCACAGTGGCGCGCGAGATAGATATCTTGAGAATTTCATTAGCATGATCCGGGAGGCACGGCTCGCGCCGCCACCACCTCTTCCCTCTCCTTTTCAACTTGTCACCTGGGGCTACCTCGCGTGTTCGTTCGCGCCACGGACCAGCCTTTCTGTCACTTAAGCCGGGGCCTCCTCCTTTCGCGGACCCGCGgcgctcgtttctttttcaaaggcCGACCAGCTCGATTAGCTCACCGCTCGTAGATCCCTAATTGTTTAACTGTACCCTGGGAAACGATTTTTACCTGATCTTCCTTCGAATGTAGACGAACCGCAGGCCCTGTGCACGATTTCCTAGTGCATGACCTATCCTAGTTCCAAATGACCAAAGTTAAGTATAAGTTAAtgtcaaattaattaaaataggtTGCTACTTCGCATTCGTGACCGTGTATTTCTAACTTTATTGTCTCGAACAGTATGGCGCGGTAAATGGTAAATTAACGTAAGAGACTTAATACAcgctgaaacatttttctcacGTGTCCCTATgtcgacaaataaaaattcccgAACACTGGCCTCCCGTAGGACTTGTTCGTTTCTCGGGCGGCTTCTTCGGGATCAGCAGCTCGATTAAGCTTCGGTAATACTTTCCTCCCAAATAAACGAggaacatttctttcttccgCGCGTTCATCTGTATTCCCCTCGCGCGACTCAACGGTCCAGGTCGTCTCGAGGATCTCTCGGCTCGTCTTCGGCCGCGGACGGATCCCCGAAGACATTACGCGTGGTCCTGGCCGCAAACGCGTCCCTATGAATTATTGCGTCATTAACGTGAGCGATCGTGCCGGCGGGAAAATTATACAGTAATTTGTTCGCGGCTGATCGAATACGTCGTGggattttattcttcttttgcCCCGTGGTAACGAGGCGGGCTAGCCCCGAAGGAAAACGCGCCGCGACCCCGGGACTCTCGCGACCGTGAAAAATGAAGACGTTTCACCCGACCGCTTTCGATTTTAACCGTTGAATAGCCGGTTGAGCAACCACTCTCCGACGAGCTCGGTGTTATAATTTACACCGACGCTCTTATTACGCGGCCCGATTCTTCGCTAGGTGACTGATACGGCTCGTTTCAAACCCTGAAGACGCGTTAAAGGCGTTTAGTTGAATAGGAGGCACGTGAAACAGATCAGGCTTGCTCTAGCGATCGATTACACGTTTCTTGGTTTACTGTTTCTACTTGGAGTTACGTAGAGTTTTAGTTGGTTTCATCTAGGGCAAATTGAAAAACGTATTAGGCCGAACGcgcacgggcgcaaccgatttgaaattagtgttgcaaaccgtttgcgctttGTTTTatctactccactatctttgttttacctagatccacggtcgcatgcaactagtttcagagtggtttgaaactgatcggttgcgcccgtgtgcgatcggccttagtCATCGTACAAATGTTACAAGTGTGCAACCAACAAGTCCCGCcaataaataaagggttaaagacaATTGAGATAAAGGTCTATACAAATATGAGACGCTTGAGACGGTCTTACAACTAATCATTTCTCCCCTCGAAAGCCATTTGAATAAGTAATTTAGCCGCAGGTTGCCGACCGCTGACCTAGACGGTGCGTTTAACGCGCCTTTCCTCTTCGCCCGCATCTCTCCCGCGAATTTATGAAACAACGAACGCGTTAATAACGTCTCGAAACGGAATACATCCTTGCGACaggaaaattcttttcgtgTTCGACTCGGGGAACATACACGACGCGGTTTCGTGACCGTCCTGGTCTCGCGGTGGCCTAACACGGCTGCTAAATCTCCCGCTCCGTCTACGAAGTAGGTTATTAATTCGTTTCATAGGCATTCAATTAACCCAGAGGCGAGTCGTGGAAGTGAATTATTCGTCTGCGCGGCGTTGTGCTCCTGGTGCTTTACCGCCCCGCGGAAATTTATGGTTGTCGCCtcgcataaataaaatagcgagGTTCTGACCACCGTGAAATTTACGAACGAACGGCGACCGGCTCGTAAAATTTCCGGTCAGCCTGGCTCCTTTGCTTggtctcttcttcttccatgTACGTAGGAAACAATCGACTCCGGAAATATGTACAGTCTCTTGAAGTACAGAACTTGGCAGGTCGAATGCTAGAAACGGAAAAGATTCCAAGATCAACGATCCTACCACCTTTAAGCAATCGTGCAACAAATTTTGATCGATAACGAACTCTGGAAATGGAGCTGGAGTATAGTACGATAGGTTTCTGGTCTCTGTCGCAGGAACATGGCTGTTCGGTGCAGACGGTGGACCTGGTGGCGGATTGTCCATTGCAGGTGGTGACACCATCCTCGAGGTCGCCGTCGCCGCCCAGATCGCCGACGCCCCCCGCGCCCTCGACGCCCCTCGCAACGCCGAGGAGTATGGGGCAACGGCCAAGCACCCTGTTGCGCCCCAAGATCTCTTTGACCTGGGTCCTACGCAGCCAGCAACAAGCTGCCTCCAACAACAATCATTCGACTGCTACTGGGAACACAGGTCTGCTGGAAATGAAATCTAACGTACCtctatcaaatttcatttaatctaACATTTATCGTTTCTTACGTCAAGGTGCCAACGGCGATCGGGAAAGCTTGTCACGAAATAGCAAGGAAAGGTCCTCGAAGAGGAGCGTGAAAAGCGTGAAAGAGAAGGATGGAGGCAAGGAGAACCTCGACACGGATAAACGGGAGAAAAAGATGCTGCACAGGATCGAGAAGATCGAGAGGACGGAAAAGGTGGAACTTGAAGAAAAAGTTAGTATTTTAACGGTACTTCTATACACGaagatttttacttacaattattatttcttaccAGGCCGTCGGTAAGGAGATTCTCGTCAACGAGAAGTCGCTAGACAGTCCGTTGGATAAGCACTCCGAGAAGGAGTATCCAGGGATAAGAGATACTAAAGACAAGGAGAAAGTTAAAAGGGCAGTGTCCGAACCGTCTCTCGTGTCTCGCGAGTCAACTTCCACGCCAAGTGGTCGAGAGAAGCACAGGCATAGAAGAACCAAACGTTCCCACAAGCCTAGGCCTCCTAGCAGATTCGGCTACGAGATTGCTGACCTCGATGCGTTCCTTACGAAGGTACGTTTCGCTTACCCGACCCCCTCGTCGAGCTCTTGGCGAACGTTGTTCGTAGAGGATGAAAAATTTGCAGGCCTCCATAGAGAAGCCAGCAAACATTCCCGTGGTCCTGTCCTTCCCATCGGTGCTGTACCAAACTCAGGGAGGCACTCAAGATGAGATGGCCCTGCCACTTGGGACAGTTGTAAATGCAGTCTTCAAGAATCAGACCTGGTTGTACGTTCAAACCCCGCATGGCCAAGAAGGATACGTCGGGTACGCAGCTTGTCTGCCGTTAGGAATATTGCCTCAACCAACGAGGGGGCCTTGCTGGGAGGATTCTACGGACGTATTTCCTCGTCCCTtaggtaaaagaaatttcagagCACACGATAAGAAAGGTAGACCAGTTCGAGGAGCTTGTTCTATAGTTCCGATTCCACGATCCTATCAAAGCTCGAGTCGGAGAGTCCTTTATTATTCCAAGTGTGGCCACTTCTGTAAGCGCAtttgtgtgcgtgcgtgcgtgcgtgcgtgtgcgtgGCGAGTGACTGTAtgtgagagaaagagagggagagagagaggagaagTAGGAGTAGGAGCAATTAGCAGCGTAACGACAATTGCGCAGAGAGAGTCCTGAGCGATTACCGGCGAACACGTGTCTTTTGATTCTAACGCGAGATTTGTCCGCATAtgtgaaacaataaaatctaTAAACTTATAGTGCCTAATTGGAACAATCTACAACACAAGTACTTCTCTTCCAGGGAACATGACCGACACGGAAAAGTTAAGAGATACTCGATCAGAGTGTGGAGCTCGTGGCAGAAACTCGAGGGTAAGACGTGGCTCCAGAGACGCCGTTTCTGCCTGTGGTGAACGCAGCGTGGATAGACTATATCTCAGGGCCGCAGCGAATGCTAGAACCAAAGGATCGCGTCACACTCTGCTCGTCATACGCAACGATTACGAGGCTCGTGCTGGAAACGCCCTGAGCGTCTCCAAAGGGGACGTCGTCGCTCTCCTCAGTGACCACGTCAGCGATTGGTTCTGGGTTCGTTCACGGGACGGCAGAGAGGGCTTCATACCTGCTGTGATCGCGGGTCATGGCTTCCTGTGACGATTGCGCCACCGATTGCATCCACTATACCTTGGATCAATGATGGGACGAATTATACTGTGttaatagataacgaatagTAACTCTGTGTAACGATTTATTCAGACAAGCTGTCATTCAACGAAGcaatttaattctacaatGAAGATCTTTTatacgttatttaaaatttgttagatGAGAATCGTGCCCGTCTCTGCCTTTATTAAGCGTTTCTGCTGAAAGCAAACATCGTTACACATGATCGATGAGTAAgttgtatatttgtaaaaagtcTTAtgtcatattttataaaatgcacattgtattaatatatttattaaagaatatatatacgtaACGTTCTCCATATACACTTTCATTCTTCTAGTGCTAAATGCGTCGCTACGCAAACTTTAACATTAGTTCGCGGTAATTGAAGTTTGTACACACGTCAAGATTGTTCGAGGAACCAGCTACACTGAGCACCTTTTGTGGTGTCACTTGATAAACGATACTGTACACTGTATTACTGGAAGTCGGCACTTTGGCTAACGTTCCACCTTGATACGTAAGATGATAGACGTGGGAAGCTGCTCCGGCAGCTATCACGCGTTCTTCGTAAATACTTGCAACGTGGATCCCTTCGTCAGGAAGATCAAATACGGTCGCTACTTCCATTGTACGCATATGCCACAAAGACAAATTTGGACCACCGCCGCATAACtggagaaattattatatcggTAACCGACATTAAACTTGCtacgaaaaagaataataataatattctatgtaATATTACACACCATCCAATCCTCTGTTATGTCCACAGCACCAATCCATTTACCTATCCATGGTCGTGCAAGCTTGTTTACCATGTAGGGAGTCAACTGATTGGttatttcttcctttcgtAAGTCCCAAAATCTTACTGTCCCATCCTCGGCACAAGAAGCTAATTGGTTACCCCTGGAAATCACAGTACTATCcgttgtataaaatttaacaaagtatTTGTTAATAGTAGCGTAACGCATACATTAAGGAAAGACAATGAATATAGTCTGAATGTCCTTGTAAATTCCTGAGGATTTTACCATCTTCCATactaattacataaatattgttgTCGCCGCATGCAGCATACAAGAGGTGATTTGGTTTGGAATACACCAAGTAATTTACATCTGGCTTTTCGTAACTGTCCCTGAAAATtgattgatattaatattatcaagCACAGTTATCTGTTTATGATTTTATGATAAGGATAGCCTTACTTATTAACTGGAATTTGAATAGTCCAAGaagctttatttttttgtGCTTTGCTCGAGGTAACCGTTTTCCAAGACCACCCACATATTTCACCGCATGTTCCTGTTACTAGAAAATTATCTGTGGATACCATACTCTGAACCTGTTGACTTTGATGGGCTGTGAAATGATAATTGGGACCttgtaattcattttcatccaCTTTGTGTGGCCCTAAAGCCTTTGACAACCTAcagaaatgatgaaaaatgtattaaaataacaaaacatgtTTTAACCTTAAACTTTTTTACCATCGCGTCATTCTGTAACGTAATTTCATACTCAAAACAATATAGAAAAGCCTTTAAAACATCcaaactttaattaatatcaatatgATCTACATTGACGGATTGTTTACCATCGtgaatgaaatgttttttttcacttactcaaaaattgatacatctccataaatatttccagcaaccaaataatttccatcCGGAGAGAACGTTTGTGATAACACAGTGTTATAAAATAACTTCTGATTAAACGTATCAGACATCATTTTTCACACAATTTTCACTCTGTCTAACAACCTTCAGAGTTTGTTGACGCGTGATCACTGGTTGCAGCGAAagatttgtttactttataaaaCATTCCTGGTACATTATTTAAGAATGTCTTTTtacgtattataatatataattctcGAGTGTTCTAATCAAAAATAGCAAACAATTCTTCGATTTTGTAGTCCAGCACAccataatataacataaattgAGGTTAGGGAACCAGCGAAACGTAAgcaaaaaaatgaatagaagCGATTTTACCAACTTCGCGCATATGGGCGCCTACCAGGAAAACTAAAATGATGGAGGAGGTTGTCGAACGAGGCTAGAGAGAGTGGTAAATACTGTGCAAGAAGCATAGCAAGTACAGTCCAAGTTAGAGAGAGTGCGATATGGTTTGAAGTAAGGATAGATATagcaaatacatatatatatattcctgTCAAATATGCTCCTAAGTAACAGGATCATAGAGTGACAATAGAGG contains:
- the LOC128880903 gene encoding uncharacterized protein LOC128880903 isoform X1; the protein is MNINVLGCNGWFARDLKRRHSWSSEVEYQPAETEAVATSGEHPPAPSSDEEDRISYKEHGCSVQTVDLVADCPLQVVTPSSRSPSPPRSPTPPAPSTPLATPRSMGQRPSTLLRPKISLTWVLRSQQQAASNNNHSTATGNTGANGDRESLSRNSKERSSKRSVKSVKEKDGGKENLDTDKREKKMLHRIEKIERTEKVELEEKAVGKEILVNEKSLDSPLDKHSEKEYPGIRDTKDKEKVKRAVSEPSLVSRESTSTPSGREKHRHRRTKRSHKPRPPSRFGYEIADLDAFLTKASIEKPANIPVVLSFPSVLYQTQGGTQDEMALPLGTVVNAVFKNQTWLYVQTPHGQEGYVGYAACLPLGILPQPTRGPCWEDSTDVFPRPLGNMTDTEKLRDTRSECGARGRNSRVRRGSRDAVSACGERSVDRLYLRAAANARTKGSRHTLLVIRNDYEARAGNALSVSKGDVVALLSDHVSDWFWVRSRDGREGFIPAVIAGHGFL
- the LOC128880906 gene encoding THO complex subunit 6 homolog; this encodes MMSDTFNQKLFYNTVLSQTFSPDGNYLVAGNIYGDVSIFELSKALGPHKVDENELQGPNYHFTAHQSQQVQSMVSTDNFLVTGTCGEICGWSWKTVTSSKAQKNKASWTIQIPVNKDSYEKPDVNYLVYSKPNHLLYAACGDNNIYVISMEDGKILRNLQGHSDYIHCLSLMGNQLASCAEDGTVRFWDLRKEEITNQLTPYMVNKLARPWIGKWIGAVDITEDWMLCGGGPNLSLWHMRTMEVATVFDLPDEGIHVASIYEERVIAAGAASHVYHLTYQGGTLAKVPTSSNTVYSIVYQVTPQKVLSVAGSSNNLDVCTNFNYRELMLKFA
- the LOC128880903 gene encoding uncharacterized protein LOC128880903 isoform X2 codes for the protein MFARLCRQAPNGDLKRRHSWSSEVEYQPAETEAVATSGEHPPAPSSDEEDRISYKEHGCSVQTVDLVADCPLQVVTPSSRSPSPPRSPTPPAPSTPLATPRSMGQRPSTLLRPKISLTWVLRSQQQAASNNNHSTATGNTGANGDRESLSRNSKERSSKRSVKSVKEKDGGKENLDTDKREKKMLHRIEKIERTEKVELEEKAVGKEILVNEKSLDSPLDKHSEKEYPGIRDTKDKEKVKRAVSEPSLVSRESTSTPSGREKHRHRRTKRSHKPRPPSRFGYEIADLDAFLTKASIEKPANIPVVLSFPSVLYQTQGGTQDEMALPLGTVVNAVFKNQTWLYVQTPHGQEGYVGYAACLPLGILPQPTRGPCWEDSTDVFPRPLGNMTDTEKLRDTRSECGARGRNSRVRRGSRDAVSACGERSVDRLYLRAAANARTKGSRHTLLVIRNDYEARAGNALSVSKGDVVALLSDHVSDWFWVRSRDGREGFIPAVIAGHGFL